Proteins from a genomic interval of Phyllopteryx taeniolatus isolate TA_2022b chromosome 3, UOR_Ptae_1.2, whole genome shotgun sequence:
- the asb6 gene encoding ankyrin repeat and SOCS box protein 6: MPFLHGFRRIVYEYQPLVDAVMGVVGQEEVDWCHASRSPEDEKCLCSALVELLERESQSEVFLEGISYALFKVAEQGQVQAAQVLLRYRADLNFVDPVSFYNPLHIAVLRNRPNMVKLLVEHKADIEKRDQIHESSPLDLACEDMDRLPCLLALLDLGANVNAQDKRGKTPLLHALASSDGLTVNNTENIQLLLQRGADVKAVTEDGDTVESSLVFLVKEALDADPEDAAQIGRFCLQTARLLLAHGVDPSWDANDCESSLPRTSLEHFDLLFPLAVLVIQSGASLACAHSDSCWRASAIIFQRLQTALRQCSDPNYASELLERAELLLDLARVNHPTVKLRSRPQPLTFGQDPHPYSQALQDLYSRVVKHDASPPALRCLCRAFIRSHLRPWPLEERIDALPLPDRLKGFLLPERTSKPEPGWDCFKPQQSPL, translated from the exons ATGCCTTTCCTCCACGGATTTCGAAGGATCGTATATGAATATCAGCCGTTGGTGGATGCTGTCATGGGTGTGGTCGGGCAGGAAGAAGTAGACTGGTGTCACGCGAGCAG AAGTCCGGAAGATGAGAAATGTCTGTGCAGTGCTTTGGTGGAGCTGCTGGAGCGAGAGTCCCAGTCTGAAGTGTTCTTGGAAGGCATCAGCTATGCTCTGTTTAAGGTGGCTGAGCAAGGACAGGTGCAGGCTGCTCAAGTGCTTCTACGGTACAGAGCAGATCTTAATTTTGTGG ACCCAGTGTCTTTCTACAATCCATTGCATATAGCAGTTCTGAGGAACAGACCAAACATGGTGAAACTGCTCGTCGAGCACAAAGCTGACATTGAAAAAAGAGACCAG ATCCACGAGAGCAGCCCCTTGGATCTTGCCTGTGAGGACATGGACCGTCTGCCCTGCCTGCTGGCGTTGCTTGACCTGGGTGCCAATGTGAATGCACAGGATAAACGAG gaaaaacacCTTTGCTTCATGCCTTGGCAAGCAGTGATGGCCTAACTGTGAACAACACTGAGAACATCCAGCTTCTCCTTCAGAGAG GTGCTGACGTGAAAGCCGTTACTGAAGATGGCGACACAGTTGAGTCCTCGTTGGTGTTTCTGGTCAAGGAGGCGCTTGACGCCGACCCCGAGGACGCTGCCCAGATTGGAAGATTCTGCCTTCAAACCGCACGCTTACTGCTGGCCCACGGCGTGGATCCAAGTTGGGATGCGAACGACTGCGAGTCCTCGCTGCCCCGAACGAGCCTGGAGCACTTTGACCTGCTCTTCCCCCTGGCCGTGCTGGTCATCCAGAGCGGAGCCTCTTTGGCGTGTGCCCACAGCGACTCCTGCTGGCGAGCTTCCGCCATTATTTTCCAACGGCTGCAGACGGCCCTACGGCAGTGCTCTGATCCGAATTACGCCTCTGAGCTCCTCGAGCGAGCCGAGTTGTTGCTGGACCTAGCGAGGGTCAACCACCCCACAGTCAAGCTGCGTTCCAGGCCTCAACCGCTTACGTTTGGACAAGACCCTCACCCATATAGTCAAGCTCTACAAGATCTATACAGCCGGGTGGTCAAGCATGATGCGTCCCCTCCTGCTCTCAGATGCCTTTGCAGGGCTTTTATAAGGAGCCACCTGCGACCCTGGCCACTGGAAGAGAGAATCGATGCTTTGCCCTTACCAGACAGACTGAAAGGATTCCTTCTTCCTGAACGCACATCCAAGCCAGAACCTGGTTGGGACTGTTTTAAGCCTCAGCAAAGCCCGCTTTGA